A window of the Buchnera aphidicola (Pterocallis alni) genome harbors these coding sequences:
- a CDS encoding RluA family pseudouridine synthase — translation MKQENTKIINIIIKNNNIDQRIDNFILSKFQITSKNQLYKKIRIGNIKINEKKILPHYRLALGDNISIQNIQLKKKQSLYINKRIKEKLLSCILYEDKHLIIINKPSGIPVHGGSGIAYGIIELFRIIKNSCTYLELIHRLDKDTSGILMMCKNKTSLKKIQQQFKEKKVKKKYIALLHGKMIPNKQIISQPLIKNQLPNEKKKVIIHTHGKPSTTIFKEKYFFKHTTLAIIIPKTGRTHQIRVHAAYIGNPILFDKLYGNTNLDDKIHTKHKKKKILLHAQSIIFYHPINNKQYFIKAPIKNRFKKYMK, via the coding sequence ATGAAACAAGAAAATACCAAAATAATAAATATAATAATTAAAAATAATAACATCGATCAGCGAATAGATAATTTTATATTATCTAAATTTCAAATTACTTCTAAAAATCAATTATATAAAAAAATTAGAATAGGAAATATAAAAATAAATGAAAAAAAAATATTACCTCATTACAGATTAGCATTAGGAGATAATATTTCAATTCAAAATATTCAATTAAAAAAAAAACAATCTTTATACATAAATAAAAGAATAAAAGAAAAATTATTATCTTGTATATTGTATGAAGATAAACATTTAATAATAATTAATAAACCATCTGGTATTCCAGTACATGGAGGAAGTGGAATAGCATATGGAATAATTGAATTATTTAGAATAATTAAAAATAGTTGCACATATTTAGAATTAATACATAGATTAGATAAAGATACATCAGGAATATTAATGATGTGTAAAAATAAAACTTCACTTAAAAAAATACAACAACAATTTAAAGAAAAGAAAGTAAAAAAAAAATATATAGCATTATTACACGGAAAAATGATACCAAACAAACAAATTATTTCACAACCATTAATCAAAAATCAATTACCTAATGAAAAAAAAAAAGTTATAATTCACACCCATGGTAAACCATCAACTACTATATTTAAAGAAAAATATTTTTTTAAACATACAACGCTTGCAATAATTATACCAAAAACAGGTCGAACTCATCAAATTAGAGTGCATGCAGCATATATCGGAAATCCCATATTATTTGATAAATTGTATGGCAATACTAATTTAGATGATAAAATACATACCAAACATAAAAAAAAAAAAATTTTATTACATGCACAAAGTATAATTTTTTATCATCCTATCAATAATAAACAATACTTTATTAAAGCTCCAATCAAGAATAGATTTAAAAAATATATGAAATAA
- the rpmF gene encoding 50S ribosomal protein L32, translating into MAVQKSKPTRSKRGMRRSHDKINLPNLSTDKSSKEIHIRHCLTKNLLYKGKKVLIKNIYKS; encoded by the coding sequence ATGGCAGTACAAAAAAGTAAACCAACTCGTTCAAAAAGAGGTATGCGTAGATCACATGATAAAATTAATCTACCGAACTTATCCACTGATAAATCTAGTAAAGAAATACACATTAGACATTGTTTAACAAAAAATTTACTATATAAAGGAAAAAAAGTACTAATAAAAAATATATATAAATCATAA
- the fabD gene encoding ACP S-malonyltransferase has translation MPSFAMIFPGQGSHKINILHKLYKNSTIIQNTFLEASNYLNYNLWKLINTSHYLNKNQYIQPLILVYSVAIYRLWKKLGGSNPNISSGHSLGEYAALVCAKIITFSEAVKLVAYRGKIMEKYSAKQEVQMQAIIGLNKKIILKICKKYSYKKIVNIASINSKKQIIISGHKQAVQNVSITCKKNGAHKILNIPVNIAAHCYIMRKLTRKLSKKIKKIHFQHSTYPVISSISVKKQASKHTIRKSLIKQLYKPVQWYKTINLIKSQSNIILELGMNNILINLIKKRKNIKLIPMNNLENIYSALNLTTNIK, from the coding sequence ATGCCATCTTTTGCTATGATTTTTCCAGGCCAAGGATCTCACAAAATAAATATACTACACAAATTATATAAAAACAGCACTATTATACAAAATACTTTTTTAGAAGCTTCAAATTATTTGAATTATAATCTCTGGAAATTAATAAATACTTCACACTATTTAAATAAAAACCAGTATATCCAACCATTAATATTAGTATATTCTGTAGCAATATACAGATTATGGAAAAAATTAGGAGGTTCTAATCCCAATATTTCCTCAGGTCATAGTTTAGGAGAATATGCAGCCTTAGTATGTGCAAAAATTATTACATTTTCTGAAGCAGTAAAATTAGTTGCATATAGAGGAAAAATTATGGAAAAGTATAGTGCAAAACAAGAAGTCCAAATGCAGGCAATTATCGGTTTAAATAAAAAAATTATATTAAAAATATGTAAAAAATATTCCTATAAAAAAATAGTAAATATAGCAAGTATAAACTCAAAAAAACAAATTATTATTTCTGGACATAAACAAGCAGTACAAAATGTTAGCATAACATGTAAGAAAAATGGAGCTCACAAAATACTTAATATTCCAGTAAATATTGCAGCACATTGTTATATAATGAGAAAACTAACTAGAAAATTATCTAAAAAAATAAAAAAAATACATTTTCAACATTCAACATATCCAGTAATTAGTAGTATATCTGTAAAAAAACAAGCATCTAAACACACAATACGTAAATCTCTCATTAAACAACTGTATAAACCAGTACAATGGTATAAAACAATAAATTTAATAAAATCTCAATCTAATATAATATTAGAATTAGGAATGAATAATATTTTAATTAATTTAATAAAAAAAAGAAAAAATATCAAATTAATACCTATGAATAACTTAGAAAACATATATTCTGCTTTAAATTTAACAACAAATATAAAATGA
- the fabG gene encoding 3-oxoacyl-ACP reductase FabG → MKNKKKIALVTGANKGIGKSIAYILSQNNITVIGTATSLNGKKNISKNLQSNGFGLILNTMYEYEISQCIRYINNNIGNIDILINNAGTKIDKLLINMKSYEWNNVLQINLNSIFHLCKLVIKPMIKNQYGRIITIGSIISYIGNIGQINYCASKAGIIGFNRTLALEVADKGITANIIAPGFIKTDMTKNIPKKKMQQYLSKIPLKKFGSTKDIAHAVLFLSSPSASYITGQTIHINGGMYMN, encoded by the coding sequence ATGAAAAATAAAAAAAAAATAGCTTTAGTTACTGGAGCAAATAAAGGAATTGGAAAATCCATTGCATATATATTATCACAAAATAATATTACAGTTATTGGAACTGCAACTAGTTTAAATGGAAAAAAAAACATTAGTAAAAATTTACAAAGTAATGGATTTGGGTTGATATTAAATACTATGTATGAATATGAAATATCACAATGTATAAGATATATAAATAATAATATTGGAAATATTGATATATTAATTAATAATGCAGGAACAAAAATAGATAAACTTTTAATAAATATGAAAAGTTATGAATGGAATAATGTCTTACAAATAAATTTAAATTCTATTTTTCATTTATGCAAATTAGTTATCAAACCTATGATAAAAAATCAATATGGAAGAATAATTACAATAGGATCAATTATAAGTTATATTGGAAATATTGGACAAATAAACTATTGCGCATCTAAAGCTGGGATTATTGGATTTAATAGAACACTAGCGTTAGAAGTAGCAGATAAAGGTATCACTGCTAATATTATTGCTCCTGGTTTTATTAAAACAGATATGACAAAAAATATACCAAAAAAAAAAATGCAACAATATTTATCAAAAATTCCATTAAAAAAATTTGGTTCCACTAAAGATATAGCGCATGCGGTATTATTTTTATCTTCTCCATCTGCCTCATATATTACAGGACAAACAATTCATATCAACGGAGGAATGTATATGAATTAA
- the acpP gene encoding acyl carrier protein — MNQLQNNIKNIIIKTLEIKNKKINNTTHLYKELNLDSLDIIEIYMAIEEEFQLEIPEEISENFKNIEDIANYINKIKKYEKK, encoded by the coding sequence ATGAACCAATTACAAAACAATATAAAAAACATTATTATTAAAACATTGGAAATAAAAAATAAAAAAATAAATAATACAACTCATTTATATAAAGAGTTGAATTTAGATTCATTAGATATAATAGAAATTTATATGGCTATAGAAGAAGAATTCCAATTAGAAATACCAGAGGAAATATCTGAAAATTTTAAAAATATTGAAGATATTGCTAATTATATTAATAAAATAAAAAAATATGAAAAAAAGTAA
- the tmk gene encoding dTMP kinase — MKKSKFIVLEGLDCSGKTTICQILKLLLHNMGIKKILTVREPGSTKIAEKIRNIIKYPNSNEIIHKKTNLLLIYAARIQLIENIIRPSLKKNIWIISDRYDLSSYAYQGGGFKIKKNIIQKLQQMTLKPLIPDLTIYLDVLPKNSIQRSIMRNKEDKIEKNSLNFFNRTRNIYLKLIAQNYHSIKIDANLKSNIVQNDVINKFKKWFQYVY, encoded by the coding sequence ATGAAAAAAAGTAAATTTATTGTATTAGAAGGATTAGATTGTTCTGGAAAAACAACAATATGTCAAATTCTTAAATTATTATTACATAATATGGGAATAAAAAAAATCTTAACCGTAAGAGAACCTGGTAGTACTAAAATAGCTGAAAAAATTAGAAACATTATAAAATATCCTAATTCAAATGAAATTATTCACAAAAAAACAAATTTATTATTAATCTATGCAGCAAGAATACAATTAATCGAAAATATTATTAGACCATCGTTAAAAAAAAACATATGGATTATATCTGATAGATATGATTTATCTTCATATGCTTATCAAGGAGGAGGATTTAAAATTAAAAAAAATATTATACAAAAATTACAACAAATGACTTTAAAACCACTAATCCCTGATTTAACAATATATCTCGATGTCTTGCCCAAAAATTCTATACAAAGATCTATAATGCGTAATAAAGAAGATAAAATAGAAAAAAATAGTTTAAATTTTTTTAACAGAACTAGAAATATTTATTTAAAATTAATTGCTCAAAATTATCATAGTATAAAAATTGATGCAAACTTAAAAAGTAATATTGTACAAAATGATGTAATAAATAAATTTAAAAAATGGTTTCAATATGTATATTAA
- a CDS encoding DNA polymerase III subunit delta' C-terminal domain-containing protein — protein sequence MYINQYPWLKKIYIEIIKNYKKNQLHNIILIKSYNIHNTFTIIMEISKWIFCTNKIGIRSCGKCTGCLLIVSKNHPDFYILYQKKNTFIEVDIIKNTIKKILNTSQQYGSKIIWIPSYKKLTIYGINTLLKIIEEPPKDTFFFIGSSINHNIHKTFSSRCLKYKIYPPRENIGLAWIIKNTNIKKKKKSLIILRNNNNNPELSKKLIENNIFSLRKYVLYNIRCAIIKNNYFILLPILSKKNIYIKINWIILLLLDVLKFKKNFFTFLINIDQLQLIQEISKKYTYNFIQIILKSWIKCQNKLIHIQYINQELLILQELLKWEYNKHSK from the coding sequence ATGTATATTAATCAATATCCATGGTTAAAAAAAATATATATTGAAATTATCAAAAATTATAAAAAAAATCAACTACACAATATTATCTTAATAAAATCATATAATATCCATAATACTTTTACAATTATTATGGAAATTAGTAAATGGATTTTTTGTACAAATAAAATAGGAATCCGCAGTTGCGGAAAATGCACAGGATGTTTATTAATTGTCAGTAAAAACCATCCAGACTTTTATATTTTATACCAAAAAAAAAATACATTTATAGAAGTAGATATTATAAAAAATACAATAAAAAAAATTTTAAATACATCACAACAATATGGAAGTAAAATAATTTGGATACCAAGTTATAAAAAACTAACAATATATGGAATTAATACATTATTAAAAATAATTGAAGAACCTCCAAAAGATACATTTTTTTTTATTGGAAGTAGTATAAATCATAATATACATAAAACATTTTCAAGTAGATGTTTAAAATATAAAATATACCCTCCAAGAGAAAATATTGGATTGGCTTGGATAATAAAAAATACCAATATAAAAAAAAAAAAAAAATCTTTAATAATTTTAAGAAATAATAATAATAATCCAGAATTATCAAAAAAACTTATTGAAAATAATATATTTTCTTTAAGAAAATATGTTTTATACAATATACGATGTGCAATTATAAAAAATAATTATTTTATATTATTACCTATCTTAAGTAAAAAAAATATTTATATAAAAATCAATTGGATTATTTTGTTATTATTAGATGTCTTAAAATTTAAAAAAAATTTTTTTACATTTTTAATCAATATAGATCAATTACAACTAATTCAAGAAATATCGAAAAAGTATACATATAATTTTATACAAATCATTTTAAAATCTTGGATAAAATGTCAAAATAAATTAATTCATATCCAATACATTAATCAAGAATTACTAATATTACAAGAATTATTAAAATGGGAATACAATAAACATTCAAAATAA
- a CDS encoding TatD family hydrolase, with the protein MYLIDSHCHLNILQKKKKNIKNILQKAYSYNIKIFLTVAISISDYKKSFSLFKKYPNILYSCGIHPLHNNILKKHILQLQEIIKKHKHVIALGETGLDFYKSSFNKTLQIKIFQEHIRLSIIYKKPIIIHTRNSEMEIINILSQKKFQKCTGVIHSFTGDINFAKKILDLGFYISLSGIITFKNASYLQPIIKFIPLNKLLIETDSPYLSPEPKRGKCNNPAYLLYIAKYIAKIKGINLFDLSKIIQNNFNNLFNIKKYI; encoded by the coding sequence ATGTATTTAATTGATTCACATTGTCATTTAAATATTTTACAAAAAAAAAAAAAAAATATAAAAAATATTTTACAAAAAGCATATTCCTATAATATTAAAATTTTTTTAACTGTCGCGATATCTATTTCAGATTATAAAAAATCATTTTCTTTATTTAAAAAATATCCAAATATTTTATATAGTTGTGGAATACACCCACTACATAATAATATACTTAAAAAACATATTTTACAATTACAAGAAATAATTAAAAAACACAAACATGTAATTGCATTAGGTGAAACAGGATTAGATTTTTACAAATCATCATTTAATAAAACATTACAAATAAAAATATTTCAAGAACATATTCGATTAAGCATCATATATAAAAAACCCATCATTATACATACTAGAAATTCTGAAATGGAAATCATAAATATACTTTCCCAAAAAAAATTCCAAAAATGTACAGGTGTAATTCATTCTTTCACTGGAGATATAAATTTTGCAAAAAAAATATTAGATTTAGGATTTTATATTTCTCTATCCGGAATAATCACCTTTAAGAATGCAAGTTATTTACAACCAATAATTAAATTTATACCATTAAATAAATTATTAATAGAAACAGATTCTCCATATTTATCTCCAGAACCTAAAAGAGGTAAATGTAATAATCCAGCGTACTTATTATATATTGCAAAATATATTGCAAAAATTAAGGGGATCAATTTATTTGATTTATCTAAAATTATTCAAAATAATTTTAACAATTTATTTAATATTAAAAAATACATCTAG
- the ptsG gene encoding PTS glucose transporter subunit IIBC encodes MLKNMFSNLQKLGKSLMIPVSVLPIAGILLGIGSAHFTIIPPIISQIMSATGGVVFKNIPLIFAIGITLGFTNNDGIAALAAVICQKIMITTTAIIIPIVIELYNIHIKNQNLNDTGVLGGIIAGAITAYLFNKFYQIELPEYLGFFSGKRFIPMIAGIAAILFGCVLSFIWPPINYLIQIFSQWAAYQNPMLAFGIYGFVERMLIPLGLHHIWNVPFQMQIGEYTNSSGQIFHGDIARYIAGDNTAGKLAGGFLFKMYGLPGAAIAIWRSAYKQNRAKIGGIMLSAALTAFLTGITEPIEFSFLLTSPILYIIHAILSGLSFPLCILLGMHAGTSFSHGLIDFIILSIRGHDIWLFPMVGVVYGLIYYIIFYTLINIFNLKTPGREDIKNHLKKYTPQELAPLLISELGGINNITNLDACITRIRITVKDTSLVNQTKIKELGASGIIIAGKGVQLIFGTTSDNLKTTMDKYINNLKK; translated from the coding sequence ATGCTAAAAAATATGTTTTCTAATCTACAAAAATTAGGAAAATCATTAATGATTCCAGTATCAGTATTACCTATTGCAGGTATTTTACTAGGAATTGGATCAGCACATTTTACCATAATACCACCAATTATATCTCAAATTATGTCTGCAACAGGAGGGGTAGTTTTTAAAAATATACCATTAATTTTTGCCATCGGTATTACATTAGGATTTACAAATAATGATGGTATTGCTGCATTAGCAGCTGTAATTTGTCAAAAAATTATGATTACTACTACAGCAATTATTATTCCTATTGTTATTGAATTATATAATATCCACATAAAAAATCAAAACTTAAATGATACTGGAGTGTTAGGGGGAATTATTGCTGGTGCAATTACAGCATATTTATTTAATAAATTTTATCAAATTGAACTACCTGAATATTTAGGATTCTTTTCTGGAAAAAGATTTATCCCTATGATTGCTGGTATAGCAGCCATACTATTTGGATGCGTATTATCTTTCATATGGCCTCCAATAAATTATCTCATTCAAATATTTTCTCAATGGGCTGCCTACCAAAATCCAATGCTTGCTTTTGGGATATATGGATTTGTAGAAAGAATGTTAATACCATTAGGTTTACATCATATTTGGAATGTACCATTTCAAATGCAAATTGGAGAATATACTAATTCATCTGGACAAATATTCCATGGTGATATTGCAAGATATATTGCTGGTGATAACACAGCTGGAAAATTAGCTGGGGGTTTTTTATTTAAAATGTATGGTTTACCGGGAGCTGCTATTGCTATTTGGCGTTCTGCATATAAGCAGAATAGAGCCAAAATTGGAGGTATCATGCTTTCTGCAGCTTTAACTGCTTTCTTGACTGGAATTACTGAACCTATTGAATTTTCATTTTTATTAACCAGTCCAATATTATATATTATACATGCTATATTATCTGGATTATCATTCCCATTATGTATTTTACTAGGAATGCATGCAGGAACTAGCTTTTCACACGGATTAATAGATTTTATTATATTAAGCATACGTGGACACGATATATGGTTATTTCCAATGGTAGGAGTAGTATACGGATTGATATATTATATTATATTTTATACTTTAATAAATATTTTCAATTTAAAAACACCAGGTAGAGAAGATATAAAAAATCATCTAAAAAAATACACTCCACAAGAATTAGCACCTTTATTAATATCTGAATTAGGTGGAATAAATAATATTACTAACTTAGATGCTTGTATTACAAGAATTCGCATTACAGTAAAAGATACATCATTAGTTAATCAAACAAAAATTAAAGAATTAGGAGCATCAGGAATAATTATTGCAGGAAAAGGAGTACAATTAATTTTTGGTACAACATCGGATAATTTAAAAACTACAATGGATAAATATATAAACAACTTAAAAAAATAA
- the asnS gene encoding asparagine--tRNA ligase: MISISVNDIYKNYVAINKKVLIFGWVRNRRHSNSGISFIDVYDGSSVHTIQCIINNTIVNYDSEVLKLTSGCAISVQGVLVYAFRSIQKYEIKVIKIKIIGWVDSPQNYPVSAKKHTYQFLREIPHLRPRTNYIGVVTRIRNHVFHALHTFLYEKNYYWIPTPIITSLDSEGAGSMFRVSTLDMKNIPTNVRGEIDFNKDFFGKESFLTVSGQLTAESYACSMGKIYTFGPTFRAEHSNTTRHLSEFWMLEIEVAFAKLNDIISLSKSMIKYVTQFILNTCTDDINFLYDNIDKNIFFRLENCLLYEIIDINYNDAIKILLNSNYNFNNPVQYGLDLCAEHEKYLVDKYFCAPIIVKNYPKKLKAFYMRVNDDKKHVAAMDMLVPGVGELIGGSQREDRISILKERLLECNLCIKDYNWYLDLRKYGSIPHAGFGLGLERLLSYITGIKNIKDLIPFPRNVNHLLC; encoded by the coding sequence ATGATATCAATTTCAGTAAATGACATATATAAAAATTATGTTGCAATTAATAAAAAAGTATTAATTTTCGGATGGGTACGTAATCGTAGACATTCTAATTCTGGTATTTCTTTTATTGATGTTTATGATGGTTCTTCTGTACATACAATTCAATGTATTATTAATAATACTATTGTAAATTATGATTCTGAAGTGTTAAAATTAACTAGCGGATGTGCTATTTCTGTACAAGGGGTATTAGTATATGCCTTTAGAAGTATACAGAAATATGAAATAAAAGTAATAAAAATTAAAATTATTGGTTGGGTGGATTCGCCACAGAATTATCCAGTTTCTGCTAAAAAACATACTTATCAATTTTTAAGAGAAATCCCCCATTTACGTCCTAGGACAAATTATATAGGAGTAGTAACTCGTATTAGAAATCATGTTTTTCATGCTTTACATACTTTTTTATACGAAAAGAATTATTATTGGATTCCTACTCCTATTATTACCAGTTTAGATTCAGAAGGTGCAGGATCTATGTTTCGAGTCTCTACATTAGATATGAAAAATATTCCTACGAATGTAAGAGGGGAAATAGATTTTAATAAAGATTTTTTTGGAAAAGAATCTTTTTTAACAGTATCTGGACAATTAACCGCTGAATCTTACGCGTGTTCTATGGGTAAAATTTATACTTTTGGGCCCACTTTTAGAGCTGAACATTCTAATACAACAAGACATTTATCTGAATTTTGGATGTTAGAAATAGAAGTAGCATTTGCAAAATTAAATGATATTATATCTTTATCTAAAAGTATGATTAAATATGTTACACAATTTATTTTAAATACTTGCACGGATGATATAAATTTTTTATATGATAACATTGATAAAAATATTTTTTTTCGATTAGAAAATTGTTTATTATATGAAATTATTGACATTAATTATAATGATGCTATTAAAATTTTACTAAATTCTAATTATAATTTTAATAATCCAGTACAATATGGTTTAGATTTATGTGCTGAGCATGAAAAATATCTTGTAGATAAGTATTTTTGTGCTCCTATTATTGTAAAAAATTATCCAAAGAAATTGAAAGCTTTTTACATGAGAGTAAATGATGATAAAAAACATGTTGCTGCAATGGATATGTTAGTACCTGGTGTAGGAGAATTAATTGGTGGTTCGCAAAGAGAAGATAGGATATCCATTTTAAAAGAAAGATTATTAGAATGTAATTTATGTATTAAAGATTATAATTGGTATTTGGATTTAAGAAAATATGGTAGTATACCACATGCTGGTTTTGGTTTAGGTTTGGAGAGATTGCTATCCTATATTACAGGAATTAAAAATATTAAAGATTTAATTCCTTTTCCAAGAAATGTAAATCATTTATTATGTTAA
- a CDS encoding rhodanese-related sulfurtransferase: MLLHSKYRMNISFYKYYDIHHPIKLRNIIYKSFIKLKILGRIYISHEGINAQISISRKYLNILKIYLSKIHIMFKNIRLNRGLDNKIAFFSLKVKVRNKIVADGLHNNVFDYKNVGIYVKPIFVNNMLENKQFIFVDMRNHYEYIIGHFKNAIHVPGFTFRDQLNGIVGFLEQYQSKKIVLYCTGGIRCEKATAWLKHNHFKYIYHIEGGILNYVNTIRKRKLSMKFYGKNFVFDHRIAEKVSNHILSNCTICGELCDDYINCKNNLCHLLFIQCKQCFLIYNGYCSTFCKNC, from the coding sequence ATGTTATTACATAGTAAATATAGAATGAATATTTCATTTTACAAATATTATGATATTCATCATCCTATAAAATTACGAAATATTATATATAAATCTTTTATTAAATTAAAAATATTAGGTAGAATTTATATTTCTCATGAAGGTATTAATGCTCAAATTAGTATTTCAAGAAAATATTTGAATATATTAAAAATATATTTATCTAAGATACATATTATGTTTAAAAACATACGATTGAATCGGGGATTAGACAATAAAATTGCATTTTTTTCATTAAAAGTAAAAGTACGTAATAAAATTGTTGCTGATGGTCTACATAATAATGTGTTTGATTATAAAAATGTTGGTATTTATGTAAAACCAATATTTGTTAATAATATGTTAGAAAATAAACAATTTATTTTTGTAGATATGCGTAATCATTATGAATATATTATTGGTCATTTTAAAAATGCTATTCATGTACCAGGTTTTACTTTTAGAGATCAATTAAACGGGATTGTTGGTTTTTTAGAACAATATCAGAGTAAAAAAATCGTTTTATATTGCACTGGTGGTATAAGGTGCGAAAAAGCTACAGCTTGGCTTAAACATAATCATTTTAAATATATATATCATATAGAAGGTGGTATTTTAAATTATGTCAATACAATAAGAAAAAGAAAATTATCAATGAAATTTTATGGAAAAAATTTTGTTTTTGATCATAGAATTGCTGAAAAAGTTTCTAATCATATTTTATCTAATTGTACTATTTGCGGAGAGCTTTGTGATGATTATATCAATTGTAAAAATAATTTGTGTCATTTACTTTTTATTCAATGTAAACAATGTTTTTTAATATATAATGGATATTGTTCTACATTTTGTAAAAATTGTTAA